A genome region from Rhizobium jaguaris includes the following:
- a CDS encoding type IV secretory system conjugative DNA transfer family protein, producing the protein MRRLKKAAVVIAGSSIGVGAAFYVWSGSYAAASYLMLKSSTMWKSFTGGDVLMPAKQAWYYLGNPTVTKLISVATVSTLVLSAAVAVGITLAVKRPWQVRPPADGSRFATLKDLKSAGLLSGKPGKSVLLGTFGKGSSAVDVRYSGDSHFFVNGPSRSGKGRGFVMPNLLEYEGSVIVLDVKLENYSLTGPARLAIGQQCYVFAPGSAHSHRWNPLDFVREWPERSTDLVNLAATLLPIGEREDGYWKQTARGLLAGVLGYALESGTMEGRRNLRSVLRMFSTGRSFSSVLQDIINDEPDLDQFIVGSFRQHLGRDEEQRPSFEGHVTTALAPFNNLLMAEACSESDFDIRNLRRKPFSLFIAAPVSDFGTVEPIVRLLIQQVHDVMLRTLPGKDEPHTILMMLDEFYQFERLPEIIKRAPLVAGYGLTIALIAQNIPQLDERYGQQTRNALLGNMDVKLSIAVGDDATAKIISDNLGRKYEAREGWGRHTGLLLAKNASSGRFEAVPLMDPGSIQRLDDDKTILQVRSGYGAILNKLNFYSDARFIARRRGVEAWKSELVIPELRIQTEWPLFVAQPLELITESHATQNEQRQFKAADHEMIVLEHARAVFVEPALFMHRYRSAISATGDQPTADLLFRLRTVPETIGNVRGVTGRFGGSKESRARKLALASVWPLRQAVSEARWAVIALRLAERAKPEEIFFSPGSGSSSTTDARSAVSVNVATESPSSTAPTHSFDAEEDETNRLDFEVSSAEETMGKVVGMAEDAIGLGQANDPDALAGALIKLKAALEQSTSDFEEENHLLASS; encoded by the coding sequence ATGAGACGCCTTAAGAAGGCCGCAGTCGTGATCGCAGGCTCTTCCATCGGCGTTGGCGCCGCGTTTTACGTTTGGTCGGGCAGTTATGCGGCTGCTTCGTACCTGATGCTGAAGAGCTCGACCATGTGGAAGAGTTTTACTGGCGGCGACGTGCTGATGCCGGCGAAACAAGCCTGGTATTATCTTGGAAATCCGACTGTCACGAAGCTGATTTCTGTCGCAACGGTCTCGACGCTGGTGCTGAGTGCTGCCGTCGCTGTTGGGATCACACTCGCCGTCAAGCGGCCCTGGCAAGTCCGACCGCCGGCTGACGGCTCCCGCTTTGCAACGCTCAAAGATCTCAAGAGCGCCGGGCTGCTGAGCGGTAAACCTGGCAAGTCGGTGCTGCTCGGCACCTTCGGCAAAGGCAGTTCAGCCGTAGACGTCCGCTATAGTGGTGACAGCCATTTCTTCGTTAACGGTCCGTCCCGCTCAGGCAAAGGCCGCGGCTTCGTCATGCCGAACCTCCTTGAATATGAGGGATCGGTGATCGTGCTCGACGTCAAGCTCGAAAACTATTCGCTTACGGGGCCGGCGCGCCTGGCCATCGGACAGCAATGTTATGTCTTTGCGCCCGGATCGGCTCACTCGCACCGCTGGAACCCGCTCGATTTTGTTCGAGAGTGGCCGGAGCGTTCCACGGACCTTGTCAACCTTGCGGCGACGCTGTTGCCCATCGGAGAAAGGGAGGATGGCTACTGGAAACAGACTGCCCGCGGCTTGCTTGCCGGCGTACTGGGATATGCATTGGAATCGGGGACCATGGAGGGTCGTCGCAACCTGCGCTCCGTGTTGCGGATGTTCTCGACCGGCCGCTCTTTCTCATCCGTGCTCCAGGACATCATCAACGATGAGCCCGATCTCGATCAGTTTATTGTCGGCAGCTTTCGCCAGCATCTCGGACGTGACGAGGAACAGCGTCCTTCCTTCGAAGGACACGTCACGACGGCGCTTGCCCCCTTCAACAATCTTCTGATGGCGGAGGCTTGCTCGGAGAGCGATTTCGACATTCGCAACCTTCGTCGCAAGCCATTTTCGCTGTTCATTGCTGCGCCGGTTTCAGATTTCGGGACGGTCGAGCCGATTGTTCGGCTTCTGATCCAGCAGGTCCACGACGTGATGCTGAGGACGCTTCCAGGCAAGGACGAGCCCCACACGATCCTGATGATGCTCGACGAGTTCTACCAGTTCGAACGATTGCCGGAAATCATCAAGCGAGCACCGCTGGTCGCCGGTTACGGCTTGACGATCGCGCTTATCGCACAAAACATTCCACAGCTCGACGAACGTTATGGCCAGCAGACGCGGAACGCCCTGCTCGGCAATATGGATGTCAAGCTTAGTATTGCGGTCGGCGATGACGCCACCGCGAAAATCATCTCTGACAATCTCGGGCGCAAATATGAGGCGCGCGAGGGCTGGGGCAGACACACTGGTCTGCTCTTGGCAAAGAATGCGTCGTCCGGACGGTTCGAGGCCGTGCCACTTATGGATCCGGGCTCTATCCAGCGCCTGGATGACGATAAGACGATCCTGCAGGTGCGCAGCGGTTACGGCGCGATCCTGAACAAGCTGAACTTTTACAGCGACGCGCGGTTCATAGCGCGGCGTCGGGGAGTTGAAGCATGGAAGAGCGAGCTTGTGATCCCGGAGCTCAGGATTCAAACCGAATGGCCACTATTCGTGGCCCAGCCGCTGGAGCTCATCACCGAATCGCATGCAACTCAGAATGAGCAGCGGCAATTCAAGGCCGCTGACCACGAGATGATCGTGCTCGAGCATGCGAGAGCCGTGTTTGTCGAACCTGCTCTGTTTATGCATCGATATAGATCGGCAATCTCCGCTACCGGGGATCAGCCGACCGCCGATCTTCTGTTTCGGCTGCGCACGGTGCCCGAGACAATTGGCAACGTCAGAGGGGTGACAGGACGCTTTGGCGGCAGCAAGGAATCGCGGGCGCGAAAGCTAGCGCTGGCGTCGGTCTGGCCGCTGCGCCAGGCAGTTTCAGAGGCCCGGTGGGCTGTCATCGCTTTGCGACTTGCCGAAAGGGCGAAGCCCGAGGAGATATTTTTCTCACCGGGCTCAGGTTCATCCTCGACAACCGATGCACGTAGCGCCGTCAGCGTGAATGTGGCAACGGAATCCCCGTCCAGCACAGCTCCTACTCATAGTTTCGATGCCGAGGAGGATGAAACGAACCGGCTGGATTTCGAGGTTTCTTCTGCCGAGGAAACGATGGGAAAAGTCGTCGGTATGGCCGAAGATGCGATTGGCCTTGGACAGGCGAATGATCCGGATGCTCTTGCGGGAGCGCTCATCAAGCTCAAGGCTGCTCTTGAGCAATCCACGTCGGATTTTGAGGAAGAGAACCACCTTCTGGCTTCATCCTGA
- the repC gene encoding plasmid replication protein RepC — protein MPISSRAYANRRVTAASLQTDRAVTRYRSDHRSRSSMCRPSRTQALQVAKRYAAAIGLKAAKIALIDQLFAFSKAVDWTDTEISPIVWPTNELLARRLGIKVSTLKHHLAGLVKAGLICYSDHPTYQRGGRRSEHGHIVEAYGINLSPIAARYSELLDLADAADFEARQCKSLSNRRTLLRRSMAAIIEAARRELGSLDEEWNLLLARLDRLLERRAQGSLESAEVVDALEALRAEAAELLEALYDSRDSSTALAKFRPLQTTADDPHSESCSDQRNCADAQYINESRAIGAMAYENKPSDASAEIKRRTQSAEPGDDIVNVSLPLLRSAFVHLSEMVPEVFNHWAVFRSSGGLLCRLCHINPQVYQEAVEVLGPDLAIVALALTAERSANGSVSNSGGYLRELVNRSRQGTLRLSRSLFSMAASARQSH, from the coding sequence ATGCCAATTTCCAGTCGTGCATATGCTAACCGGCGAGTAACGGCCGCCAGCCTTCAGACAGATCGCGCTGTTACACGTTACCGAAGCGATCATCGGAGCAGATCCAGTATGTGCCGTCCTTCGCGAACGCAGGCGCTGCAGGTGGCAAAACGCTATGCTGCGGCAATCGGACTTAAGGCCGCGAAAATTGCGCTCATTGACCAGTTATTTGCGTTCTCCAAGGCCGTGGACTGGACCGACACCGAGATTTCTCCGATCGTTTGGCCTACGAACGAATTATTAGCGCGACGGCTGGGCATAAAGGTTTCGACGCTAAAACATCATCTCGCTGGATTAGTAAAAGCTGGATTGATTTGCTATTCGGACCATCCGACTTACCAACGAGGCGGCCGTCGCAGTGAACATGGCCATATCGTCGAGGCCTATGGCATCAATTTATCGCCGATTGCGGCCCGCTATAGCGAGTTGCTCGATCTCGCGGACGCAGCAGACTTTGAAGCAAGACAGTGCAAGAGCCTCTCTAATCGGCGCACTCTGCTAAGAAGGTCTATGGCGGCAATCATTGAGGCGGCGAGGCGGGAGTTGGGATCACTCGATGAAGAGTGGAATTTGCTGCTGGCACGCCTTGACCGGCTCCTTGAGCGGCGTGCGCAGGGATCGCTCGAATCGGCAGAAGTCGTTGACGCGCTTGAGGCCCTGCGCGCCGAAGCAGCCGAACTCCTCGAAGCCCTCTATGACAGCCGAGATTCTAGCACCGCGCTGGCGAAATTTCGGCCTCTACAAACTACAGCTGACGATCCACATTCTGAATCTTGTAGTGATCAGCGGAATTGCGCTGACGCGCAATACATCAATGAGTCTCGCGCCATCGGCGCGATGGCTTATGAAAATAAGCCTTCAGATGCTTCTGCAGAAATCAAGCGAAGAACGCAATCGGCGGAGCCGGGCGACGACATTGTCAACGTTTCATTGCCGCTATTGCGGTCGGCATTTGTCCATCTGTCCGAGATGGTGCCGGAAGTGTTCAATCATTGGGCGGTGTTCCGCTCGTCCGGTGGGCTTCTTTGCCGACTGTGCCATATCAATCCCCAAGTCTATCAGGAAGCCGTGGAGGTGCTTGGGCCGGATCTCGCGATCGTCGCGTTGGCGCTTACCGCTGAACGCAGTGCCAATGGCTCTGTGTCGAATTCCGGCGGCTATCTGCGAGAACTGGTCAATCGAAGCCGCCAAGGGACCTTGCGACTAAGTCGCTCACTCTTTTCGATGGCAGCATCGGCCCGGCAGTCACATTAG
- the tnpA gene encoding IS66-like element accessory protein TnpA — protein sequence MSIHRLEILAGSVRRRKFTQAAKEAIVSETLRGDASVTDIARRHDLDRSLVYRWRRELGVVEKVEAAIGFVPVNVAAAVPVFRDANIVGQIPGAIEIHVGHGRSVRVGTGFDTATLSRVLDVLAAR from the coding sequence GTGTCTATTCACCGTCTTGAGATTTTGGCCGGTAGTGTTCGGCGACGCAAGTTTACGCAGGCCGCTAAGGAAGCGATCGTCTCGGAAACGTTGAGAGGCGACGCCAGCGTGACGGATATTGCCCGTCGCCATGACCTTGATCGGTCGTTGGTGTACAGATGGCGACGTGAGCTTGGTGTGGTCGAAAAGGTCGAGGCGGCAATCGGATTTGTCCCGGTTAACGTCGCGGCTGCGGTGCCTGTCTTTCGGGATGCAAACATCGTCGGACAGATCCCCGGTGCAATCGAAATCCATGTCGGCCATGGCCGGAGCGTTCGGGTGGGAACGGGCTTTGATACGGCCACCTTGTCTCGTGTCCTTGATGTGCTGGCGGCGCGATGA
- the tnpB gene encoding IS66 family insertion sequence element accessory protein TnpB (TnpB, as the term is used for proteins encoded by IS66 family insertion elements, is considered an accessory protein, since TnpC, encoded by a neighboring gene, is a DDE family transposase.): MIPIENGVRVWLATGYTDMRRGFPGLALQVQEILKQDPFGGHLFCFRGRSGGLLKVIWHDGQGSCTFTKKLERGRFIWPKVADGAVTISSAQLSYLLSGLDWRNPQQTWRPTSAG, translated from the coding sequence ATGATTCCGATTGAAAACGGGGTTAGGGTATGGCTTGCGACGGGCTATACGGATATGCGGCGCGGCTTTCCCGGTCTGGCGTTGCAGGTCCAGGAGATTTTGAAGCAGGATCCGTTCGGTGGACATTTGTTTTGCTTTCGGGGTCGCAGTGGTGGTCTTTTGAAAGTGATCTGGCATGACGGCCAGGGCAGCTGTACTTTTACGAAAAAGCTCGAGCGCGGCAGGTTCATTTGGCCGAAGGTCGCGGACGGCGCCGTGACGATCTCCTCGGCACAGCTGAGCTATCTCCTGTCCGGACTTGACTGGCGAAATCCGCAACAGACATGGCGTCCGACGAGCGCCGGATAG
- a CDS encoding DeoR family transcriptional regulator, with translation MSREGRMSLSHNRHKKLIEMVQTDGEVRIRDLMLHFNISEETARRDINQHRAAKCTYPALVGRHVCCGFRQSSPDRR, from the coding sequence ATGTCGCGAGAGGGAAGAATGTCGCTCAGTCACAATCGCCATAAGAAGCTCATCGAGATGGTCCAAACGGACGGCGAAGTCCGGATCCGTGATCTGATGTTGCATTTCAATATTTCAGAGGAGACCGCACGACGGGATATCAACCAACATCGAGCCGCAAAATGCACCTATCCGGCGCTCGTCGGACGCCATGTCTGTTGCGGATTTCGCCAGTCAAGTCCGGACAGGAGATAG
- a CDS encoding GNAT family N-acetyltransferase has product MTDVLIRSSLLHPAARPLIDGLMREPDLRYGEISHPDGNRSEIMEYPEAVFFSPLGDFLPLQRDGQTITGRAFLSHDDETEELKRIWTHPSIRRQGLARRVVLAFEENAALLGYTRTYLSTGFRQRLTVTHSPGGKSSSVADFAMGLIIASTRNILAIDRFVRQSCRTGNSAVSVTAVRGLVGSDSASTVSVPSDARSRPRISALTATASSPVTPRDLSVGG; this is encoded by the coding sequence ATGACCGACGTACTGATCCGATCGTCTTTGCTACATCCAGCCGCTCGTCCGTTGATCGATGGGCTTATGCGGGAACCTGATCTCCGCTATGGCGAGATCAGCCATCCGGATGGCAATCGTTCCGAAATCATGGAATATCCGGAGGCCGTGTTTTTTTCGCCGCTTGGCGATTTCCTCCCCCTGCAGCGCGACGGCCAAACCATCACCGGCCGGGCCTTTCTGAGCCATGACGACGAAACGGAAGAGCTGAAGCGGATATGGACACATCCCTCCATTCGGCGCCAGGGCCTAGCACGCCGTGTCGTGCTCGCGTTTGAAGAAAACGCTGCGTTACTCGGATATACCCGAACCTATCTTTCGACGGGCTTCCGCCAGAGGCTGACTGTAACGCATAGCCCTGGCGGCAAATCATCGAGTGTTGCGGATTTCGCCATGGGCCTCATCATAGCCTCGACACGCAATATCCTCGCCATCGACCGCTTTGTGAGGCAAAGTTGCCGGACAGGGAATAGTGCCGTCAGCGTGACAGCGGTTCGGGGCCTAGTCGGCTCCGACTCGGCATCTACGGTTTCGGTGCCGTCGGACGCAAGATCCAGGCCGAGGATTTCGGCTCTAACCGCTACGGCAAGCTCACCGGTAACGCCGAGAGACTTGTCCGTCGGCGGATAA
- a CDS encoding MFS transporter: MSDHLRKASPILLSIAIFLVSINLRPAVAAIGPLVSKIIGDTGINSTAVGLLTMIPVFLMGVGAIYVRQVRAALGERGGIALGVLIVAGSSIARYWLPSGSGLLVTAAAAGIGITLVQSLMPGFAKRNFGSSTSRVIGLYSTGIVVGASIAAGTAAGISDAIGWSGTLAAWSAPAIVAVLLWGVSSRHAASERVVNAPIAGARSPSFWRNARCWSLMIFFGVGTGAFMLAMAWIPPFYLEQGVGRGNAGLLLSVLTVIEAVTALGVAAFIHHFPDRRGPLVFSLLVTALGFVVLHGWPVELAHAAMALLGVGIGILFPLSIIVAIDHIDDPTTAGNFTSFVQGGGYILASFVPLFAGAARDSLSDLSRVWLVMAVGSLAMIVLAVRYSPESYRRFSTSLRQASTFGVAEVTRY; encoded by the coding sequence ATGTCTGATCATCTACGGAAAGCTTCGCCAATATTGTTATCGATCGCGATTTTCCTAGTCTCGATCAATCTGCGCCCGGCCGTTGCTGCCATCGGTCCACTCGTCTCAAAGATCATCGGGGATACCGGGATCAATTCCACCGCGGTAGGATTGTTGACTATGATCCCCGTCTTTCTCATGGGCGTTGGAGCCATCTATGTCCGACAGGTGCGTGCCGCGCTCGGCGAGCGTGGTGGAATTGCCCTCGGAGTCCTGATCGTTGCCGGTTCCAGCATAGCACGCTATTGGCTCCCCTCTGGATCGGGACTGCTGGTCACCGCTGCCGCAGCAGGCATCGGGATTACCCTCGTTCAATCGCTTATGCCAGGGTTTGCCAAGCGAAACTTCGGCAGCTCGACAAGCCGGGTAATCGGCCTTTATTCGACAGGCATCGTTGTCGGCGCATCGATTGCCGCCGGCACCGCTGCCGGGATCAGTGATGCCATAGGCTGGTCCGGCACGCTTGCCGCATGGAGCGCCCCCGCGATCGTCGCGGTGCTGCTTTGGGGAGTTTCCTCCCGTCATGCCGCAAGCGAAAGGGTCGTCAACGCGCCGATCGCAGGGGCACGCTCGCCGTCCTTCTGGCGCAACGCCCGATGCTGGTCCCTTATGATATTCTTCGGTGTCGGCACGGGGGCCTTCATGCTCGCCATGGCTTGGATCCCGCCGTTTTACCTCGAGCAGGGCGTGGGGCGAGGCAATGCCGGCCTGTTGCTCTCCGTGCTCACCGTCATAGAAGCAGTGACCGCTCTTGGCGTGGCGGCCTTCATTCATCATTTCCCTGACCGTCGCGGCCCGCTGGTATTTTCCCTTCTGGTCACCGCACTGGGCTTTGTAGTGCTCCATGGATGGCCCGTGGAACTTGCCCACGCAGCCATGGCTTTGCTCGGCGTTGGCATCGGTATCCTGTTTCCGCTGTCGATCATCGTGGCAATTGATCATATCGATGACCCGACGACCGCCGGAAATTTCACCTCCTTCGTTCAGGGAGGAGGTTACATCCTGGCAAGCTTTGTCCCGCTTTTCGCAGGTGCAGCACGTGATTCACTGTCGGATCTCAGCCGTGTCTGGCTGGTCATGGCGGTTGGTTCGTTGGCGATGATTGTGCTAGCGGTGCGGTATTCGCCGGAAAGCTACAGGCGCTTCTCCACATCGCTACGCCAAGCATCGACTTTTGGCGTGGCAGAGGTAACGCGTTACTAG
- a CDS encoding tautomerase family protein, with product MPHVIIKYFDTVLTDANKAALADTITRTLTDVLRCAPDAVSIALRPVPPADWNEAVFIPDISRLSAELIKTPDYAGLPASKDERKDPSHV from the coding sequence ATGCCGCACGTCATCATCAAATATTTCGACACGGTACTGACGGATGCGAACAAGGCAGCGTTGGCCGATACCATCACCCGAACCCTGACTGATGTCCTCCGCTGCGCTCCCGATGCCGTGTCGATCGCATTGCGGCCTGTGCCTCCGGCAGATTGGAACGAGGCCGTCTTTATCCCCGACATCAGCCGCCTTAGCGCGGAACTTATCAAAACCCCGGATTATGCGGGGCTGCCAGCCTCGAAGGACGAAAGAAAGGATCCTAGCCATGTCTGA